One window of the Vicinamibacterales bacterium genome contains the following:
- a CDS encoding aminodeoxychorismate/anthranilate synthase component II, translated as MVLVIDNYDSFTYNLVQYLGELGATIVVRRNDEAPLEALRALGHSRVVISPGPGRPEQAGVSLAVIKEFGTRMPVLGVCLGHQAIGLAFGADVVRAPLPIHGKTSTIEHNGQGVFAGISTSFQAGRYHSLVVAEATMPRELEITARTKEDNLVMGIRHRELPVHGVQFHPESVLTNEGRRILRNFLEM; from the coding sequence ATGGTCCTGGTCATCGACAACTACGATTCGTTCACCTACAACCTCGTCCAGTATCTGGGCGAGCTGGGCGCCACCATCGTGGTGCGCCGCAACGACGAGGCGCCGCTCGAGGCCCTGCGGGCGCTGGGCCATTCGCGCGTCGTGATCTCGCCGGGGCCCGGGCGGCCGGAGCAGGCGGGCGTGTCGCTCGCGGTGATCAAGGAGTTCGGGACGCGGATGCCGGTGCTGGGCGTGTGCCTGGGCCACCAGGCCATCGGCCTCGCGTTTGGCGCCGACGTGGTCCGCGCGCCGCTGCCCATCCACGGCAAGACCTCCACCATTGAGCACAACGGCCAGGGCGTGTTCGCCGGCATTTCGACGTCATTCCAGGCCGGGCGGTACCACTCGCTGGTGGTGGCTGAGGCGACGATGCCGCGTGAGCTCGAGATCACCGCGCGCACGAAGGAAGACAACCTCGTGATGGGCATCCGCCATCGCGAGCTGCCAGTTCACGGCGTGCAGTTCCACCCAGAGTCGGTGCTGACTAACGAAGGCCGCCGCATTCTCCGCAACTTCCTCGAGATGTAG
- the trpE gene encoding anthranilate synthase component I — protein MKQTTFEEFVDLAQRATFVPVCKELVADLLTPVSAFLKIAEHSDYAFLLESVEGGEHVGRYSFLGKDPFLILRGKNGQTVIEKAGVSSNAEKPFVDTLRDLMNSFQSPFVPGLPRFTGGAVGYLGYDTAAWFEPTAARADADTSGRDDAGFMLFDTVLAFDHVQHRILLIANARISGDEDLRSLYQFACAKIEFLEGELERALSVKRGTGGEALHLVSNFSQEAYESIVRKAKEYIAAGDIYQVVLSQRFEAEVGVDAFTVYRALRHVNPSPYMFFIRMGDRSIVGSSPEMLVRVEGRHAVTHPIAGTRPRGKTDEEDVRLAEELKRSEKEKAEHVMLVDLGRNDIGRVCDYGTVRVPTFMALERYSHVMHLVSVVEGQLAEGRDRLDALVSCFPAGTVSGAPKVRAMQIINELEPTRRGFYAGAVGYLDFAGNLDFCIAIRSILMEGGKAYIQAGAGIVADSNPTAEYEETKDKARAMLRALELAQTGL, from the coding sequence ATGAAGCAGACGACGTTCGAAGAGTTCGTGGACCTGGCGCAGCGGGCCACATTTGTGCCGGTGTGCAAGGAACTGGTGGCCGACCTGCTGACCCCGGTGTCGGCATTCCTGAAAATCGCCGAGCACTCCGACTACGCCTTCCTCCTGGAAAGCGTCGAGGGCGGTGAGCACGTGGGACGCTACTCGTTCCTGGGCAAGGACCCCTTCCTGATCTTGCGCGGCAAGAACGGGCAGACCGTGATCGAGAAGGCCGGCGTCAGCAGCAACGCCGAGAAGCCGTTCGTGGACACGCTGCGCGATCTGATGAACAGCTTTCAGTCCCCGTTCGTGCCGGGCCTGCCACGCTTCACCGGCGGCGCCGTCGGCTACCTGGGCTACGACACCGCGGCCTGGTTCGAGCCGACCGCGGCCCGCGCCGACGCCGACACCTCCGGGCGCGATGACGCCGGGTTCATGCTGTTCGACACCGTGCTGGCCTTCGATCACGTGCAGCACCGCATCCTGCTGATCGCCAACGCGCGTATCTCCGGTGACGAAGACCTCCGGTCCCTGTACCAGTTCGCGTGCGCCAAGATCGAGTTCCTCGAAGGCGAACTGGAGCGGGCGCTGTCGGTGAAGCGCGGCACCGGCGGCGAGGCACTGCACCTCGTGTCCAATTTCTCGCAAGAGGCCTACGAGTCGATCGTCAGGAAGGCCAAGGAGTACATCGCGGCCGGCGACATCTACCAGGTCGTGCTGTCGCAGCGGTTCGAGGCTGAAGTTGGGGTGGATGCATTCACCGTCTATCGCGCGCTGCGCCACGTGAATCCGTCGCCGTACATGTTCTTCATCCGCATGGGCGACCGCTCGATCGTCGGCTCGTCGCCCGAGATGCTGGTCCGCGTGGAAGGGCGCCACGCCGTCACGCATCCGATTGCCGGCACGCGGCCGCGCGGCAAGACCGACGAGGAGGACGTGCGCCTCGCCGAGGAATTGAAGCGCAGCGAGAAGGAGAAGGCCGAGCACGTGATGCTCGTCGACCTCGGGCGCAACGACATCGGCCGCGTCTGCGACTACGGCACGGTGCGCGTGCCGACGTTCATGGCGCTCGAGCGCTACTCGCACGTGATGCACCTGGTCTCCGTCGTCGAAGGGCAGCTGGCCGAGGGCCGCGACCGGCTCGACGCGCTGGTGTCGTGCTTTCCGGCCGGGACGGTCTCGGGGGCGCCCAAGGTGCGGGCCATGCAGATCATCAACGAGCTCGAGCCGACGCGGCGCGGGTTCTACGCCGGCGCCGTGGGTTACCTCGACTTCGCCGGCAACCTCGACTTCTGCATCGCCATCCGCTCGATCCTGATGGAGGGCGGCAAGGCCTACATCCAGGCCGGCGCCGGCATCGTCGCCGACTCGAACCCGACCGCGGAGTACGAAGAGACGAAAGACAAGGCGCGCGCCATGCTGCGGGCGCTGGAGCTCGCGCAGACGGGGTTGTAG
- the aroE gene encoding shikimate dehydrogenase — MKTAKLCATVTADTMAELRTRRDQVGDADLVELRLDSVRDPSAAGALAGRRKPVIVTCRPTSEGGMFTGSEEERRRILSEAISLGAEYVDLEWNGMCADLIDETGGRRIILSHHDFSGMPADLHDKAHAMLASGAEVVKIAVTAHRLSDCLTLRTVAQHTRVPMVRIAMGEAGVATRILASWFGSCWTYAGDDVAPGQIDLQRMQDEFRFRRIGARTAIYGVLGKPVSHSVSPSMHNAAFRAANLDAVYLPLAAADFDDFMALAEALNLSGASVTAPFKVAAFERADECDPVSRRIQSANTLRRVGAKWLGCNTDVTGFLSPLESTLKLKGTRATVLGAGGAARSVAVALASAGVRVTLCARRPEQSGAIAALTGARVGEWPPVPGSWDILVNATPVGTAPHADQSPVPPEFPLDGELVYDLVYNPTETRLLREAAKAGCRTVGGLDMLVAQAQAQFEWWTDQRPADRVMREAAVARLGVMEKQ; from the coding sequence GTGAAGACTGCCAAGCTCTGCGCGACCGTGACGGCCGACACCATGGCCGAGCTGCGTACGCGGCGCGATCAGGTGGGTGACGCCGACCTCGTCGAGCTCCGGCTCGACTCGGTGCGCGACCCGAGCGCGGCAGGGGCATTGGCGGGACGCCGCAAGCCGGTCATCGTCACCTGCCGGCCCACGTCGGAAGGCGGCATGTTTACCGGATCCGAAGAAGAGCGCCGACGGATTCTCTCCGAGGCCATTTCCCTCGGCGCCGAGTATGTCGATCTCGAGTGGAACGGCATGTGCGCCGACCTGATCGACGAGACCGGGGGCCGTCGAATCATCCTGTCGCACCACGACTTCTCAGGCATGCCCGCCGACCTGCACGACAAGGCCCACGCCATGCTGGCGAGCGGGGCGGAAGTGGTCAAGATCGCGGTCACCGCCCACCGGCTCAGCGACTGTCTCACGCTGCGCACCGTGGCCCAGCACACGCGCGTGCCGATGGTCCGGATCGCCATGGGTGAGGCCGGCGTCGCCACGCGCATCCTCGCCAGCTGGTTCGGCTCCTGCTGGACCTACGCCGGCGACGACGTCGCACCCGGCCAGATCGATCTGCAGCGGATGCAGGACGAGTTCCGCTTCCGCCGCATCGGCGCCCGCACCGCCATCTACGGCGTGCTCGGCAAGCCCGTGTCGCATTCGGTGTCGCCGTCGATGCACAACGCCGCGTTTCGCGCCGCCAATCTCGACGCGGTTTACCTGCCGCTGGCCGCCGCTGACTTCGACGACTTCATGGCTCTGGCGGAGGCGTTGAACCTGTCGGGCGCGAGCGTGACGGCCCCCTTCAAGGTGGCGGCGTTCGAGCGGGCCGACGAATGCGACCCGGTCAGCCGGCGCATCCAATCCGCCAACACGCTGCGCCGCGTCGGGGCCAAGTGGCTGGGGTGCAACACCGACGTGACCGGCTTCCTGTCGCCGCTCGAATCCACCCTCAAGCTCAAGGGCACCCGCGCCACCGTCCTGGGCGCCGGCGGCGCGGCGCGGTCCGTGGCGGTGGCCCTGGCGTCCGCGGGGGTCCGGGTCACGCTGTGCGCGCGCCGGCCGGAGCAGTCCGGCGCCATCGCCGCCCTCACCGGCGCCAGGGTCGGTGAATGGCCGCCCGTACCCGGCAGCTGGGACATCCTGGTCAACGCCACACCGGTTGGCACCGCGCCGCACGCGGACCAGTCGCCCGTGCCGCCGGAGTTTCCGCTGGATGGCGAACTCGTCTACGACCTCGTCTACAACCCGACCGAAACGCGGCTCTTGCGCGAGGCCGCCAAGGCCGGCTGCCGCACCGTCGGCGGGCTCGACATGCTGGTGGCTCAGGCCCAGGCGCAGTTTGAATGGTGGACCGACCAACGTCCGGCTGACCGCGTGATGCGCGAAGCGGCGGTGGCCAGGCTCGGCGTGATGGAGAAGCAATGA
- a CDS encoding SpoIVB peptidase S55 domain-containing protein has protein sequence MNIRVFALAALVLGVLVAAPRAQTPTIPLEEVRVGMVGVGRTVFSGTQLEDFKVHVLGVLRNVIGPKRSLILARLEGGPLAKTGVIAGMSGSPVYVDGRLMGAVSYSLGQFSTEPIAGITPIAEMLDATMMPAATPGSRPVSITWPATPKQLMEIWAHDLGRSRAFVDDPSQALVVSGVSGELGRMGSMLRPIAVPMVASGFDSSVIDPISPAFAAAGFVPMSSAAQAPSGSGGGGNDRRLAPGDAIGVALLTGDFELGATGTVTHVDGDRVYAFGHPLYNLGPTQFPMTKAEVQVVLPSLMSSSKLASFGEIVGTVQQDRATAIAGRLGPGPSLIPVSITLNSDRGPSRTFKFGVVRDFTFTPLLTYLSVANVLTSYERGAGPASFAIRGTASIRAQGDLSFEDMFSGDQPAGGAAAYIAGPLTALLKNSGEAVDVDKIDLVIDASEQQRSARIERVWLDTTRPRSGRGAVVFVAMRNARGEEVVRQVPIQLPANATGTLQLVVADAARTTADDRRDTRGADMQLVSQMIRNFNRARKNNRLYVRLTSPDTGAVVNGEPMTALPPSVLSVLEADRNSGTVGALRTTTRGEWELPLDFAVTGSRQLTLSLDQP, from the coding sequence ATGAACATACGCGTTTTCGCTCTCGCCGCTCTTGTGCTCGGTGTGCTGGTGGCCGCGCCGCGCGCCCAGACTCCGACCATTCCCCTCGAGGAGGTTCGGGTTGGCATGGTGGGCGTGGGCCGAACCGTGTTTTCGGGCACGCAGCTCGAGGACTTCAAGGTCCACGTGCTGGGCGTGCTCCGCAACGTGATTGGCCCCAAGCGAAGCTTGATCCTGGCCAGGCTCGAGGGCGGACCGCTCGCCAAGACCGGGGTGATTGCCGGCATGAGCGGCAGCCCGGTGTACGTGGATGGCCGCCTGATGGGCGCCGTCTCCTACTCGCTCGGCCAGTTCTCCACCGAACCCATTGCCGGGATCACGCCGATTGCGGAGATGCTCGACGCCACCATGATGCCGGCCGCCACCCCGGGCTCCCGGCCGGTGTCCATTACCTGGCCGGCGACCCCCAAACAGTTGATGGAAATCTGGGCGCACGACCTCGGCCGGTCGCGGGCGTTCGTGGACGACCCGTCGCAGGCCCTGGTGGTGTCGGGCGTCTCGGGAGAGCTGGGACGCATGGGATCGATGCTGAGGCCCATTGCCGTGCCGATGGTGGCTTCGGGGTTTGATTCCTCCGTAATCGATCCGATCTCGCCAGCCTTCGCGGCCGCCGGCTTTGTCCCGATGTCGAGTGCCGCGCAGGCACCCTCCGGCTCCGGCGGCGGCGGCAACGATCGCCGGCTCGCGCCAGGCGATGCCATCGGCGTGGCCTTGCTCACCGGTGACTTCGAACTCGGCGCCACGGGCACCGTGACCCACGTGGATGGCGACCGCGTCTATGCGTTCGGCCATCCGCTCTACAACCTGGGACCCACCCAGTTCCCGATGACGAAGGCCGAAGTGCAGGTGGTGCTGCCCAGCCTGATGTCATCGAGCAAGCTCGCCAGTTTCGGCGAGATCGTCGGCACCGTCCAGCAGGACCGGGCCACCGCCATCGCCGGACGCCTTGGTCCCGGGCCATCGCTCATTCCGGTGTCGATCACGCTCAACTCCGATCGCGGGCCGTCGCGCACCTTCAAATTCGGCGTGGTCCGCGACTTCACGTTCACGCCGCTCCTCACTTACCTGTCGGTGGCGAACGTACTGACCTCGTACGAGCGCGGCGCCGGACCGGCGTCGTTCGCCATCCGCGGGACCGCCTCCATCCGCGCCCAGGGCGACCTCTCGTTCGAAGACATGTTCTCGGGCGACCAGCCGGCCGGCGGCGCCGCGGCCTACATCGCGGGTCCGCTGACGGCGTTACTGAAGAATTCCGGCGAGGCGGTGGACGTCGACAAGATCGACCTGGTCATCGACGCGAGCGAGCAACAGCGCAGCGCTCGCATCGAGCGGGTCTGGCTGGACACCACGCGCCCACGCTCCGGCCGCGGCGCCGTGGTGTTCGTGGCCATGCGCAACGCGCGCGGTGAAGAAGTGGTGAGGCAGGTGCCCATCCAGTTGCCGGCCAACGCCACCGGGACCCTGCAGCTGGTGGTCGCCGACGCCGCCCGCACCACCGCCGACGATCGCCGTGACACCCGCGGCGCCGACATGCAGTTGGTGTCGCAGATGATTCGCAACTTCAATCGCGCCCGCAAGAACAACCGTCTCTACGTCCGGCTCACCTCTCCCGACACCGGCGCCGTCGTCAACGGCGAGCCGATGACGGCGCTGCCGCCCTCCGTGCTGTCGGTGCTCGAAGCCGACCGCAACAGCGGCACCGTCGGTGCCCTGCGGACCACGACCCGCGGCGAGTGGGAACTGCCCCTCGACTTCGCGGTCACCGGTTCGCGCCAGTTGACCCTCAGCCTCGATCAACCTTAA
- a CDS encoding anti-sigma factor has product MMHEHPCAYVRERLEAFYDGEVPFHERLAIQDHLTECVTCSLAAEELATLGSTLRGMASEVGELAAVEPLRLTAQVVEQLRVEETLSVRAQVIALFQDMHLVWAGIGATVATLICIIGSASVLHAANQERPDSLAGVISMLANPGSNANPVRLNYDMMAPRAVTDPTIEMSEEDAEYTLSAVVSREGRVQGIEVINDAQPLGKRAVVNAMLNEAYRVQFAPAQARTGDAVAVSMVWLVSNTTVKARHDDGMGMTRQALRLHNAPQPLGPLPIPVDFAGRPKPQAAPMMKPIVPEAFEAAGPIAALALGF; this is encoded by the coding sequence ATGATGCACGAACATCCGTGCGCCTACGTGCGCGAGCGGCTCGAAGCGTTCTACGACGGCGAGGTGCCGTTCCACGAACGCCTCGCCATCCAGGATCACCTCACCGAGTGCGTCACCTGCAGCCTGGCCGCGGAAGAGCTTGCGACCCTGGGTTCGACCCTGCGCGGCATGGCCTCGGAAGTGGGCGAGCTCGCCGCCGTTGAACCGTTGCGCCTCACCGCGCAGGTGGTCGAGCAACTGCGCGTTGAAGAGACGCTCTCGGTCCGTGCGCAAGTGATCGCGCTGTTCCAGGACATGCACCTGGTATGGGCCGGCATTGGCGCCACGGTCGCCACGTTGATTTGCATCATCGGTTCGGCGAGCGTGCTCCACGCCGCCAACCAGGAACGCCCCGACTCGCTGGCCGGCGTCATTTCCATGCTGGCGAATCCCGGCTCGAACGCGAACCCGGTCCGGCTCAACTACGACATGATGGCGCCGCGCGCCGTCACCGATCCCACCATTGAAATGTCGGAAGAGGATGCGGAATACACGCTGTCGGCCGTGGTCTCGCGCGAAGGCCGCGTGCAGGGAATTGAAGTGATCAACGACGCCCAGCCACTGGGCAAGCGCGCCGTGGTCAATGCCATGCTCAACGAGGCCTACCGCGTGCAGTTTGCGCCAGCCCAGGCGCGAACCGGCGACGCGGTGGCGGTCAGCATGGTGTGGCTCGTGTCCAACACCACGGTAAAGGCCCGCCACGACGATGGCATGGGGATGACGCGGCAGGCGCTGCGCCTGCACAACGCGCCACAGCCGCTCGGCCCGCTGCCGATTCCGGTGGATTTCGCCGGCCGGCCGAAACCCCAGGCCGCGCCGATGATGAAGCCGATTGTGCCCGAGGCGTTCGAGGCCGCGGGGCCAATCGCCGCGCTCGCCCTCGGGTTCTAG
- a CDS encoding sigma-70 family RNA polymerase sigma factor, which translates to MKDAGALGWAEVGNHEAALIERCAAGDQAACAELVSGHERMVYQLALHLLGDRDEALDLSQEVFLSVFRTIQSFRGQSALKTWIYRICINQARNRQRWWRRRHKSDQVSLDQHVAAHGDLRQPGEHTSPDRAYARKELAEKLWTALDQLPFDQRTVIVLREIDGLSYDDIAFSLGVAVGTVKSRLTRARQTLRQQLQGVRV; encoded by the coding sequence ATGAAAGACGCCGGAGCACTCGGTTGGGCTGAAGTCGGGAACCACGAGGCGGCGCTCATCGAGCGCTGTGCCGCGGGGGATCAGGCGGCCTGTGCGGAATTAGTGTCCGGTCACGAGCGCATGGTCTATCAACTGGCCCTGCACCTGCTCGGCGACCGCGACGAGGCCCTCGACCTCTCCCAGGAAGTCTTCCTCAGTGTCTTCCGCACCATCCAAAGCTTCCGCGGCCAGTCGGCGCTAAAGACGTGGATCTACCGCATCTGCATCAACCAGGCCCGCAACCGCCAACGCTGGTGGAGGCGCCGCCACAAGTCTGACCAGGTCTCGCTCGATCAGCACGTGGCCGCGCACGGCGACCTGCGCCAGCCCGGCGAGCACACCTCGCCCGACCGCGCCTACGCCAGGAAAGAGCTGGCGGAAAAACTGTGGACCGCCCTCGACCAGCTGCCGTTCGATCAGCGGACGGTCATCGTGCTCCGGGAGATCGATGGCCTGAGTTACGACGACATCGCGTTCTCCCTCGGCGTCGCCGTGGGAACCGTCAAGTCACGCCTGACGCGGGCGCGCCAGACGCTGCGTCAACAACTCCAGGGGGTGCGCGTATGA
- a CDS encoding tetratricopeptide repeat protein encodes MRRTLVAVVFVAVAGVAAALAYSALANEREFERLIADGDRAVGAERQFQAIEAYSGAIALKPDSMLGHLKRGAVYQSQAEREAALRDLRRAVEIDPGALVAIELLGDVNASLGRAERAVERYEAYIALDERNARVHYKLGLSRYRAGRIDEAAAALQQALKFDPALGDAHYVLGLVLRDQNKLSAARKSLEEATRRSPASQTAAREALAEVYGLEGEHTRAINELEALAALDPSRADRLVAVGLAQARAGHEDAAVITLGRAVDRFPDAPQAYAALGHVWLTSAQRRGDRVALNKAVEALEQAASRSDASSDTFAELGRAWRLAGDMRAAERALRQAVARVPVPPDAYLQLADVTERDGRIQDARDALLKYATLVGDDKPLAATSARIGDLSMRLGEPALAARWFARAIDESGPSTALLARLADAAWKSGDVARAHQVLDEGLAAEPGNRVLLQLKRRLP; translated from the coding sequence GTGCGTCGAACCCTGGTGGCGGTCGTGTTCGTGGCCGTAGCCGGCGTGGCCGCCGCGCTCGCCTATTCCGCGCTCGCCAACGAGCGTGAGTTCGAGCGCCTGATCGCCGACGGCGACCGAGCCGTCGGCGCCGAACGCCAATTCCAGGCGATCGAGGCCTATTCCGGGGCCATTGCCCTCAAGCCCGACTCGATGCTCGGCCACCTGAAGCGTGGCGCCGTCTACCAGAGCCAGGCCGAACGCGAGGCGGCCCTGCGCGATTTGCGCCGGGCCGTCGAAATTGACCCGGGCGCCCTGGTCGCCATTGAATTGTTGGGCGACGTCAATGCCTCGCTCGGCCGCGCCGAACGGGCGGTGGAACGGTATGAGGCCTACATTGCCCTCGACGAACGCAACGCGCGAGTCCACTACAAGCTTGGACTCTCGCGGTACCGGGCCGGCCGGATCGACGAGGCGGCAGCGGCCCTGCAGCAGGCGCTCAAGTTCGATCCCGCGCTTGGCGACGCGCATTACGTGCTCGGCCTGGTCCTGAGGGATCAGAACAAGCTGTCGGCCGCCCGCAAGTCGCTCGAAGAGGCCACCCGCCGCTCCCCGGCCAGCCAGACCGCGGCGCGCGAAGCCCTGGCCGAGGTGTACGGGCTCGAGGGCGAGCACACCAGGGCCATCAACGAATTGGAGGCGCTGGCCGCGCTGGACCCGTCGCGGGCCGACCGCCTGGTGGCCGTGGGACTGGCGCAGGCGCGCGCGGGACACGAAGACGCGGCAGTGATCACGCTGGGGCGCGCCGTGGATCGGTTCCCCGACGCCCCGCAGGCCTACGCCGCCCTCGGGCATGTGTGGCTCACCAGCGCGCAGCGCCGCGGTGACCGGGTCGCGCTCAACAAGGCGGTGGAGGCCCTCGAGCAGGCCGCCAGCCGGTCCGATGCCAGCAGCGATACCTTCGCGGAACTCGGCCGCGCCTGGCGGTTGGCCGGCGACATGCGGGCCGCCGAACGCGCCTTGCGCCAGGCCGTGGCCCGCGTGCCGGTGCCGCCAGATGCGTATCTGCAGCTCGCCGACGTGACCGAGCGCGACGGCCGCATCCAGGACGCCCGGGATGCCCTTTTGAAGTACGCCACGCTGGTGGGCGACGACAAGCCGCTGGCGGCGACCTCGGCGCGCATTGGTGACTTGTCGATGCGGCTCGGCGAGCCGGCACTCGCGGCGCGCTGGTTCGCGCGCGCCATCGATGAATCCGGCCCGAGCACGGCGCTGCTGGCGCGCCTGGCCGATGCGGCGTGGAAGAGCGGCGACGTGGCCCGGGCGCATCAAGTGCTGGACGAAGGCCTCGCCGCGGAGCCCGGCAATCGCGTCCTGCTGCAGTTGAAGCGACGGCTGCCGTAG
- a CDS encoding ABC transporter permease, producing the protein MMRLGVAIVAIVVSSALLAPWVLPWDPSVQDLANRLQGPTWQHWFGLDELGRDILARVLLGARVSLLVGIIVVGVSSLVGMVVGAVSGYYGGRIDQVIGRVMDVLMAFPGMLLAIALVAVLGPSLTNVVIALAVIGWVGYARLVRGQVLRAREFEYVVAARALGAGTIRILTRHVMPTALPPVLVQATLGMAGAMLSEAALSFLGLGVQPPTPSWGTMINGGRVHLLDAPHLTIFPGLFLAIVVLGFNFLGDGLRDAIDPKKGV; encoded by the coding sequence ATGATGCGCCTCGGCGTGGCCATTGTCGCGATTGTCGTCTCGTCGGCGCTGCTGGCGCCGTGGGTCCTGCCCTGGGACCCGAGCGTGCAGGACCTCGCGAACCGGCTGCAGGGCCCGACCTGGCAGCATTGGTTCGGCCTCGACGAACTCGGGCGCGACATCCTCGCGCGCGTGCTGCTCGGCGCGCGCGTGTCGCTGCTCGTCGGCATCATCGTGGTTGGCGTGTCGTCGCTGGTCGGGATGGTCGTGGGCGCGGTGTCGGGCTACTACGGCGGCCGCATCGACCAGGTGATCGGCCGCGTGATGGACGTGCTGATGGCCTTCCCGGGCATGCTGCTCGCGATCGCGCTGGTCGCCGTGCTCGGTCCCAGCCTCACCAACGTGGTGATCGCGCTCGCCGTCATCGGCTGGGTCGGGTATGCACGGCTCGTGCGCGGCCAGGTCCTGCGCGCCCGTGAGTTCGAATACGTGGTCGCGGCGCGGGCCCTGGGCGCCGGCACCATCCGCATCCTGACCCGGCACGTCATGCCGACGGCACTGCCGCCGGTGCTGGTCCAGGCCACGCTCGGCATGGCCGGCGCGATGTTGTCGGAAGCGGCGCTGAGCTTTCTCGGCCTCGGCGTTCAGCCGCCGACGCCCAGCTGGGGCACCATGATCAACGGCGGGCGAGTGCACCTGCTCGACGCCCCGCACCTGACGATCTTCCCGGGATTGTTCCTCGCCATCGTGGTGCTCGGCTTCAACTTCCTCGGCGACGGCCTCCGCGACGCGATCGATCCGAAAAAGGGGGTCTGA
- the nikB gene encoding nickel ABC transporter permease codes for MVRFLVRRVLLTIPVLLGVATLVFSMIHLVPGDPAQAMLGDGASPQDIAELRGNLGLDRPLPAQYATFLRNAITGDLGKSFRTGQPVTLMIAERVPATAELAFAAMAVALLLAIPLGIVAAVWRNTLADHAAMTFALAGISIPNFWLGPLLAIVFAVELGWLPVSGRGTLAHLVLPAVSLGLALSAILARMTRASLLEELGELYVRAARARGVSPASAVLRHAMRNSLIPLVTIVALQFGAVLTGAVITETIFAWPGIGRLLIQSIGFRDYPMVQGCILLIAVTYVTVNLLTDLMYGVLDPRIRLE; via the coding sequence GTGGTGCGCTTTCTCGTCCGGCGGGTGTTGCTCACGATCCCGGTCCTGCTCGGGGTGGCCACGCTCGTGTTCTCGATGATTCACCTGGTGCCGGGCGATCCGGCGCAGGCCATGCTGGGCGACGGCGCCTCGCCGCAAGACATCGCCGAACTGCGGGGGAACCTCGGCCTCGATCGACCGCTGCCGGCGCAGTATGCGACGTTCCTCCGCAACGCAATCACCGGCGACCTCGGCAAGTCGTTCCGCACGGGCCAGCCGGTCACCCTCATGATCGCGGAGCGCGTGCCGGCGACCGCGGAACTCGCGTTTGCGGCCATGGCCGTCGCACTCCTGCTGGCCATCCCGCTCGGCATCGTCGCGGCGGTGTGGCGGAACACCCTGGCCGACCACGCGGCGATGACGTTCGCGCTGGCCGGCATCTCGATTCCGAACTTCTGGCTGGGTCCGCTGCTCGCGATTGTGTTCGCGGTGGAACTGGGCTGGCTTCCGGTGTCGGGCCGCGGCACGCTGGCGCACCTGGTGCTGCCGGCGGTGTCGCTGGGGTTGGCGCTCTCCGCGATTCTCGCGCGGATGACGCGGGCCAGCCTCCTTGAAGAACTGGGCGAGTTGTACGTGCGGGCGGCTCGCGCGCGCGGGGTCTCGCCGGCGTCGGCCGTGCTCCGGCACGCCATGCGCAACAGCCTGATTCCGCTCGTCACCATCGTGGCGCTGCAGTTCGGCGCGGTGCTCACGGGCGCCGTCATCACGGAGACGATCTTCGCGTGGCCGGGGATCGGGCGGCTGCTCATCCAGTCGATCGGCTTCCGCGACTACCCGATGGTGCAGGGCTGCATCCTGCTGATCGCCGTGACCTACGTCACGGTGAACCTGCTCACCGATCTGATGTACGGCGTCCTCGATCCACGGATTCGACTCGAATGA